In Miscanthus floridulus cultivar M001 chromosome 8, ASM1932011v1, whole genome shotgun sequence, the sequence TCCCCGCCGACGACGCCGACCCGCTGCTCACCAGCTGGACCAAGTACGAGGGCAACCCGGTGCTGTACCCGCCGCCGGGGATCGGGCCCAAGGACTTCCGCGACCCCACCACGGCGTGGTTCGACCCGTCGGACGGCACCTGGCGCATCGTCATCGGCTCCAAGGACGACGCCGAGGGCGACCACAGCGGCATCGCCGTGGTGTACCGCACCAAGGACTTCGTGCACTTCGAACTCCTCCCGGGCCGCCTCCACCGCGTCGCGGGCACCGGCATGTGGGAGTGCATCGACTTCTACCCCGTCGCCACCCGCGGCAAGGCGTCCGGGAACGGCGTCGACATGTCCGACGCCTTCGGCAAGAACGGCGCCGTCGTCGGGGACGTGGTGCACGTCATGAAGGCGAGCATGGACGACGACCGCCATGACTACTACGCGCTCGGGAGGTACGACGCGGCCGCCAACGCGTGGACGCCGCTCGACGCCGAGAAGGACGTCGGCATCGGGCTCCGCTACGACTGGGGCAAGTTCTACGCGTCCAAGACGTTCTACGACCCGGCCAAGCGCCGCCGCGTGCTCTGGGGGTGGGTCGGCGAGACCGACTCGGAGCGCGCTGACGTCTCCAAGGGATGGGCATCGCTGCAGGTACCACCTTGCCATCGTTTTCTCCTgtatttctttcttcttcttcttcttcttttctattCATTTCTTGTGCGCTTTTGCCCTGGCCTGGGATCCACAGAGGAGACACGTAGGAATGCAAAATTATTTCGAAGATAGGAAATCTTGTGGTCTCTTGGGTTACACCGTGTCGCCATCATGCTTCTCCCGCCCATGCTTTGCTGGGCCAACCGTTTCTTGCGTCCATCTCCAAACAATAACATTAGAGACAGTGGGCTACCTACCTACCTGTTGCTGTTGGTACTTGGTACTGCTATATTGGAGTAGACTAGTGGTTGATATTCATGTGCgaccatgtgctgtggtcgcatTGCAGCACTGGCATTACGTACCCAACTAGTTAGTTATGTTAGGCTgggatcattgaatatattttgtATACAGGAAAAAGAGCTGCCTTGTTTTATTTTATAAACAAGAAAAAGGGCGGCCTTGTCTGCTTGTATATCGCTATGGATTGAATAATTCAGCAGCATAATGCTGCCAATCAATAGGTGAACGAACGATATACCCCACACCTATCTAGCAATCTTGATTATGCATGCATTTGTATTCTAGTGTATAGTTATACATTGAGTCTCATTAATACCAATAATACAAACTCAAACTAGTACCAGTAGATATTAATAACTGTTTAACAACATACGACGTGTGTAGTAATACTAATCTTGTTGGTTGATTGATGTGAACGAGCGCAGGGTATCCCCCGGACGGTGCTGCTGGACACCAAGACGGGCAGCAACCTGCTGCAGTGGCCCGTGGAGGAAGTGGAGACGCTGCGCACCAACTCCACCGACCTCAGCGGCATCACCATCGACTACGGCTCCGCGTTCCCACTCAACCTCCGGCGCGCCACGCAGCTGGACATCGAGGCGGAGTTCGAGCTGGACCGCCGCGCCGTCATGTCGCTGAACGAGGCCGACGTGGGGTACAACTGCAGCACGAGCGGTGGCGCCGCGGCGCGCGGCGCGCTGGGCCCCTTCGGCCTGCTCGTCCTCGCCGACAAGCACCTCCACGAGCAGACGGCCGTCTACTTCTACGTGGCCAAGGGCCTGGACGGCTCGCTCACCACGCACTTCTGCCAGGACGAGTCCCGCTCCTCCAGCGCCAACGACATCGTCAAGCGCGTCGTCGGCAGCGCCGTCCCCGTGCTGGAGGACGAGACCACGCTCTCGCTCCGCGTGCTCGTCGACCACTCCATCGTCGAGAGCTTCGCGCAGGGCGGAAGGTCCACCGCCACCTCGCGCGTCTACCCCACCGAGGCCATCTACGCCAACGCCGGCGTGTTTCTGTTCAACAATGCCACCGCCGCGCGCGTCACGGCCAAGAAGCTCGTCGTCCACGAGATGGACTCATCCTACAACCGCGACTACATGGTCACGGACATCTGATGATGCCGCGGCTGATGATCCGTCGTCCATCCAACCCACCACTGCACCCAATTTTTTGAACACATACATAGCAAAGCATCTTCTTGTACCTATCAATTCCCTTCTTTCCTTGCTTGCCTCTCAAATTTTGTTATTTCCCTGCCatatttttttgcttttcttcttcttcttctttcttctgatTGCTACTATTCCTGGCTATTTATCGCTCGTCGAGGCCTAGCTTCCAGTTGTACTAGTAGGTATCCAGTGGAAGACGCCACGTCGATGCAAGGCAAGGCTACATATGTAATAATGTAGCCTGTAGTTGTACATGTATGATGGTGTACCACCACCAATGAGTTATAAATATAAATGTTTTTAGCTCCAAATTTCCAGTGCCTCAAGATTACCAACACATGGTAACATGCATTCTGCTGCTCAAGTTAGTTAACATGCATGGACAGCTGTTTCAGAGAGTGGAGAATGATGGTTTCAGACTGGAGAATGATGAATGAAGGTAATGCAGAGAGATTCTGCAAAGACTGCATCCAATGTATATGCTGGTTTGATCCAGCACTAGTGACAAATACTGATCTGACCTGAACATGCCATGATGTTCTGTGCTGGCTCCATCTTGTCTTGAGAGTTGTTTGATTGATGCCGTCCTCACCTAGCAGACTGCatcctctttctttcttttttcttttttttttacaacaaaacaAAAAAACCCCTTCAGGGACCCCAATCCAACCTAGGTGCACATGCCAGTGAACACGAAACTACACACAATCCATCATTCAGCTTCCTATCTCCCTATAGAAAAACTAGAATTCTCATTCAGCAACGGTCCATTTCCCAAATTTCCAGTCATTGACACTGTAGGCAATTCTAAATTTAGTTGCTATTATCTTTCAATCTTCAGAGTACTTGGTTCACGCATTTGAGTTTTCATAGCCAACCTGCACCTATTTAACTCTGAATCCCAATTCCCACCATGCATGACATGGTTTTCACAGTTTATGGCATGTACCCCCTGTTCTTTAATTTCGCAGATTTGGATTAACAAAATAAAATTACTAGCAGAAAATGAATAGCATACAGCCAGAGACACCCTCTGTGGCTCAGTGATAAAGTGATGAAACTGTACTCGGAGAGTAATAATGTACTCCATTAGAAGGTAGTTGCGGGTGAATCGCATGTACAATTGGGCTGGTGTCACCAGCAGGCCGCAAGTGTGCAAGTCCAGCCTTTGGGCTTCACCAAGTCACAATTCAACCCCCGCAGGCCCATCTCTGCGACAACCCAACCCACGTCGTCTCTGTCGCTGGGTGCTCTCGCGGCTCGGttcgcccgccgcccgccgcccgccgcccgcccccTTCTCTGTTCTTTCTCCCAAGTCCCAGTCCCAACGCACAAAGGCGAAACCCTAGCTAGCGAGCTTACGACGGGCGACAACCGAGGCGAGTCTCTAAGTCGCCATCAAGGAGGTAGGGAGTCTAGGAGAGCCGGGTTTCAGGTTGCTGTTGCTTGCCTCCCCTTCCCTAGCTAATGAAATTCCCCATCCATTGTTTCTCTACTTCAGTTGAAATATACTCGTGGTTTCTCTTAATCATCCTAATCCTCAGTTATATTTACAATTATTTATGCCACATGTTGCACTACAATTTAATTACAAATTGAAGTGGACAACAAGACACTACCATATCTGTAATGTAATACTCCAACCCGGTCAACCTCCTGTACAATGAGCAACAATACTGACTAGGAACTGGCTGGGAGCGTACCAATTGACCAAATTGATTCAAACAATTGGGATGTCTTGCCGCCTAAAGAGCATACTCTGTATTTTCATGGGTCCAAACCAAATAAAAGGCCATAATTATCCACAGAGAATGAATGATATACAAACACAGTAGgctcaaagttcttttgtgtcGCTTGTCGCTTCATGTTTTATCTAGTCTGTTATACAACTATTAAGCACCGCATGTTTTTGTAGGTATTTGATCTGGCGCTATTGGTTTAGCTTTGGaacctagttttttttttaaccTATAATTGTTGCTCCTACTCGTATTGATACACCGGCTTCGCCGCTGTAGATTTGATTCTCCTGTGTGCAAGTTAGGTGGAGCGAGCGCATTCACAAGGAAAATCAGAGACCAATGAAATTACAACAGCAAGAATCAGCAGCGGAACAACAGCAAGGGGGAGAGGAACAGCTCCCCGAAGATCTCCTCCACCACTTTGAGCAAATCCTCCATGATGACCCCCTCATGTATGCCTCTTTTTTTCCTCGTCCATTTGTTTATTCCAGTTCAAGTTCCCAAACCAGAGTTTGTTAATTTCTTCCCataaaaaaatatattctattCACAGCAATGAGGTGGGGTTCGTGCACCCGACACAATTTTACTCACTAGATTGCCCCCAAGATGGCGACTCCGCCTCCCAACCTCCAGAGTTCCATCACACAAGATGCTTCTGGTGCCGAGACCACAAGCTGGCCATCTCCGCTGAGATCCTCCCCAAGCTTTACCATGCTGCCCGTGATGCCTACTGCAACGCAAGAGATGCCCCACAATCGCCCACTCATCTCTTGAGGCACACCAAGGCACTACTCATACTTTGCCCTGACCTACTCACCGCATGGAACTCCAGGTATGCAATGCTGTCAGCCTGTCACTCAATGTGTGCTTGGTTGCATTTCTCACCTTTCCTTCAATTGAGTACCGCAAGCTCCATGCACCGGAGGGAAGGAAATTGGATTCCACATGCTTTTCTTGTTGTCCTGCAGGAAGATGGTGCTATCAGCGGAGTATGATTTCACAAAGCTCAAGGATGAGCTGCAATTGTGTGCCTTGATCCTTTCCTACTCTCCAAAGAACGAGAGCACATGGAGCCATAGGTACGCCCCATCTTGCACTTCTGAAGCCAGCTTTCTTGTTGACCTCTTTCTTTCAGACAATTCCTATGTATTTGGAGCTGATTTTGATATAATAAAACAAAACTGCATAGAGTTTAAAATAACTGTCTGCCACAGGAGATGGGTGATAAAACAAGTTGCTGAGCAACATCAAGATATGTTGGAGCTTATAGGGAATGAATCCATACTGGTCAAAGAGATAGCAGAGGTTATAACTCATGAATACTTGCTTATTCAAGCCGCTAACAGTGTCAATTTGACTGAGCTCGCCATATTATAAGTTACAATGTTCCATGTTGTCTATGTAACTGGTAATTAAACTTATACACAAGTACAGGTACAGATAGTACGCACAAAGATAATTTTATGCCTTCTACAGAAATCGAAAATGAACTATCGCGCATGGAGGCATCGATGTTGGCTTATTCCTTACATGACAAGGAAACAAGTGAGGATAAACAATTCTTCGAACTCTTTGAAAATTCTTTCTCTGTGATTCTTAATCTTGTAACCGGACTTCCTAGCTACAGAATATCTGCTTGTCAGTTACCAATACTCTGTTTTCTGAAGGTGCTGGATGAACTGAAGGAGTCAACAAGATGGAGTGAGCTACATGTTGCTGACAACTGCTGCTTCCACTATCGAAGAGTTAGTAGATTCCCTGTGGTTGTAATTAGTATTGTATAATACTTGAAGCAAAGAATTATTTATTACTTGACAATTTTCATATTGACCAGTAGCATCTTTTAAGAGCTGCACAATATGTCTGCAAACCAATTTGCAGAGCTTTTGAATTCACACCCTGCTTTAGACTTCATGTTATTTTTGGACTTCGGTTCGTTGAAATTCCTAAAGACAGTATAGCACATGTATCctgtttgctaaccaatctgatTGACCACACATGTACTTACCTGCCTTGTTGCATCCTTGCAGTCCCTGCTGCTTGCACTACTAGACAACCGCCTCCGGAATGGAGAGGATTCCCTTAGTTGGGAGTCAGAAATTTGCCTGCTATGGAAGGTATGGTGTATTCGTTTAAAAGCTAGTTACTTTTCGCTACAGTTATTTGAAATCACTTCAGGCATCATATCCTCTCTTTCCGTTATGAATGTGATACAAAACAGATAACAAAGGATCCATGTGCATATCATTGTGTTTTACAACATTGCTTTTCTTTAGGCAATGGTTAATTGATACCAACCCATCTCGGTGCTGCAAAGTTGATTGTATATGACCTGACAGGAGGAGCTTAGGTGGGATGAGATGCTGATCAGACGCTACCAAGGGA encodes:
- the LOC136470798 gene encoding uncharacterized protein isoform X3, with the protein product MKLQQQESAAEQQQGGEEQLPEDLLHHFEQILHDDPLINEVGFVHPTQFYSLDCPQDGDSASQPPEFHHTRCFWCRDHKLAISAEILPKLYHAARDAYCNARDAPQSPTHLLRHTKALLILCPDLLTAWNSRKMVLSAEYDFTKLKDELQLCALILSYSPKNESTWSHRRWVIKQVAEQHQDMLELIGNESILVKEIAEVQIVRTKIILCLLQKSKMNYRAWRHRCWLIPYMTRKQVLDELKESTRWSELHVADNCCFHYRRSLLLALLDNRLRNGEDSLSWESEICLLWKEELRWDEMLIRRYQGRESLWNHHRFLSHWWIQHLLTVEENWPSTRSQMDMFVIQEIQLLSECLHDPVDEFGESRVQAELSALYILWITKAISSCKSQL
- the LOC136470798 gene encoding uncharacterized protein isoform X1 — encoded protein: MKLQQQESAAEQQQGGEEQLPEDLLHHFEQILHDDPLINEVGFVHPTQFYSLDCPQDGDSASQPPEFHHTRCFWCRDHKLAISAEILPKLYHAARDAYCNARDAPQSPTHLLRHTKALLILCPDLLTAWNSRKMVLSAEYDFTKLKDELQLCALILSYSPKNESTWSHRRWVIKQVAEQHQDMLELIGNESILVKEIAEVQIVRTKIILCLLQKSKMNYRAWRHRCWLIPYMTRKQVLDELKESTRWSELHVADNCCFHYRRSLLLALLDNRLRNGEDSLSWESEICLLWKEELRWDEMLIRRYQGRESLWNHHRFLSHWWIQHLLTVEENWPSTRSQMDMFVIQEIQLLSECLHDPVDEFGESRVQAELSALYILWITKQVPAVKGKLEERLHSVSMGKLKDVLAGACRPEKRFWMNLLGLADQSK
- the LOC136475453 gene encoding sucrose:sucrose 1-fructosyltransferase-like, translated to MQTRDTMAPLPYSYTPLPAADAASAEVTGSGGRSRRRSLCAAALVLSASLLLAVAALAGVSLRVAVVPRPTTALGQTAGVSVGMPATTSSTRSRRSSRGPDAGVSEKTSGAWSGVVDDGGRLRADGGGNAFPWSNAMLQWQRTGFHFQPQKNWMNDPNGPVYYKGWYHLFYQYNPDGAIWGNKIAWGHAVSRDLIHWRHLPLAMVPDRWYDTNGVWTGSATTLPDGRLAMLYTGSTNASVQVQCLAVPADDADPLLTSWTKYEGNPVLYPPPGIGPKDFRDPTTAWFDPSDGTWRIVIGSKDDAEGDHSGIAVVYRTKDFVHFELLPGRLHRVAGTGMWECIDFYPVATRGKASGNGVDMSDAFGKNGAVVGDVVHVMKASMDDDRHDYYALGRYDAAANAWTPLDAEKDVGIGLRYDWGKFYASKTFYDPAKRRRVLWGWVGETDSERADVSKGWASLQGIPRTVLLDTKTGSNLLQWPVEEVETLRTNSTDLSGITIDYGSAFPLNLRRATQLDIEAEFELDRRAVMSLNEADVGYNCSTSGGAAARGALGPFGLLVLADKHLHEQTAVYFYVAKGLDGSLTTHFCQDESRSSSANDIVKRVVGSAVPVLEDETTLSLRVLVDHSIVESFAQGGRSTATSRVYPTEAIYANAGVFLFNNATAARVTAKKLVVHEMDSSYNRDYMVTDI
- the LOC136470798 gene encoding uncharacterized protein isoform X2, which encodes MKLQQQESAAEQQQGGEEQLPEDLLHHFEQILHDDPLINEVGFVHPTQFYSLDCPQDGDSASQPPEFHHTRCFWCRDHKLAISAEILPKLYHAARDAYCNARDAPQSPTHLLRHTKALLILCPDLLTAWNSRKMVLSAEYDFTKLKDELQLCALILSYSPKNESTWSHRRWVIKQVAEQHQDMLELIGNESILVKEIAEKSKMNYRAWRHRCWLIPYMTRKQVLDELKESTRWSELHVADNCCFHYRRSLLLALLDNRLRNGEDSLSWESEICLLWKEELRWDEMLIRRYQGRESLWNHHRFLSHWWIQHLLTVEENWPSTRSQMDMFVIQEIQLLSECLHDPVDEFGESRVQAELSALYILWITKQVPAVKGKLEERLHSVSMGKLKDVLAGACRPEKRFWMNLLGLADQSK